CATGAAAAACCGACAAGGTGCTGCCGTCGGTGTCGCGCGCGTCGTGCTGACGGAAGTTCTGGTAGGACGATAGCGACGTGAGCGTGATATCATCGGTGAGGTCATAATCGACGTGCAGCGCAGCCTGCCAGAAATCCTGCTTGGTCCTTTGCGGGAAATCCGTGCTCCAGTCCGCGACGCCCGGCCTGTTCGGCGCGATCGGCTGGGTCAGCTCAACCGGAAAAACCCGGCTCGGAGTCTGAGGCGTGACGGCGAGAAGCGCCGCTTCGTTCGGGTCGCCGCGGTCGCTCCAGCCATTGATGTTGAGCTGCACGGTCAATCTGTCGGTCGGCGTCCAGTCGGTCAGCCAGCGGGCCTTGAAAATGTCGGCGTCACCGATCTTGTCCTTGCGCGTGTGACTCTTCTGCCAGGCGCCGAACTGTTCGGTGGCGACCGCGATGCGAGTCCGCAAGGTGTCGGTGATCGGCCCGCTTGCATAGCCTTCGAACTGGAAGCGGCCAAAGCGCTCCAAACTGCTGGTGAAGCCTGCGGCGAAGTCGTGGGTCGGCCGCGCGGCAATGTAGTTGATTGCGCCGCCGGTGGAACTCTGCCCGTAGAGGGTTCCCTGCGGCCCCTTCAGCACCTCGACGCGTTCGAGATCGAGACCGGCGGCCTTCGCCTCGATCGGGAATGAAAAGCCGATCTGGTCGACATAGACGCTCACGGCGGGCGAAGCGGCTAGGGATTCCTCATAATAGCCGACGCCGCGTATCGTATAGACGGGGGCGCCTTTCTGGCTGACGGCGAAGGTGAGGCC
This genomic stretch from Tardibacter chloracetimidivorans harbors:
- a CDS encoding TonB-dependent receptor, which produces MKSKAIEVQSRAQCLSKAGYRSSSALGLVLVVVGCLVSQPAFAQAEPDATPEPAPVTDTQSATGNARNADASADIVVTANKREQSLKDVGMSISAVGGDQLRSQGITDVKDLVRVVPGLTFAVSQKGAPVYTIRGVGYYEESLAASPAVSVYVDQIGFSFPIEAKAAGLDLERVEVLKGPQGTLYGQSSTGGAINYIAARPTHDFAAGFTSSLERFGRFQFEGYASGPITDTLRTRIAVATEQFGAWQKSHTRKDKIGDADIFKARWLTDWTPTDRLTVQLNINGWSDRGDPNEAALLAVTPQTPSRVFPVELTQPIAPNRPGVADWSTDFPQRTKQDFWQAALHVDYDLTDDITLTSLSSYQNFRQHDARDTDGSTLSVFHVRVDGSIDSYSQELRLAGRAFDRRLNWLVRRLLLARPRQRGRHVALRHQ